The following coding sequences lie in one Mycoplasma crocodyli MP145 genomic window:
- a CDS encoding NfeD family protein, which yields MHENILGLPSEQFAMLVIWILVIIIALVVEIATTGVYSILISISAIPSLIISLVTKQNLGIILTEVFLFLGFSVLSTVLFFHLGKKISKNKTNYPVQELLNKEGMVIEIFDQIKDDQVFGIIIVEGKKYRAKRPTQNTFFSNGDLVIIEAISGNTLSVIHKK from the coding sequence ATGCATGAAAATATTTTAGGTCTTCCTTCAGAACAATTTGCTATGCTTGTTATTTGAATATTGGTTATTATTATAGCGTTGGTCGTAGAAATTGCTACAACTGGTGTCTATAGCATTTTAATTTCTATTTCAGCAATTCCTTCTCTAATTATTAGTTTAGTTACTAAACAAAATTTAGGAATTATTTTAACAGAAGTATTCTTGTTTTTGGGTTTTTCGGTTTTATCAACGGTTTTATTTTTCCACTTAGGTAAAAAAATTTCAAAGAACAAAACAAATTATCCAGTACAAGAATTATTAAACAAAGAAGGTATGGTTATTGAAATATTTGATCAAATAAAAGATGATCAAGTATTCGGAATAATAATAGTTGAAGGTAAGAAATATAGAGCTAAAAGGCCAACTCAAAACACATTTTTTAGTAATGGCGATTTAGTGATTATTGAGGCAATAAGTGGTAATACATTATCTGTTATCCACAAAAAATAA
- a CDS encoding SPFH domain-containing protein yields the protein MTTGIIILIVLSAVLLIALIIVLATSIRVVQPTNFYIIERLGSYKKTWENGIHVKLPFIEKIGVVNNYKEKVLDFEPQDIITKDNVSIKVDTVVFFQITDGKKFAYGAEQPIFALEKLASTTLRNLLGELELDETLTSRETVNAKLTLTLDEASDSWGIKVHRVELKNITPPKAVQMAMEKQMQAEREKRAAILEAEGRKEAAIKVSEGHKASLILEAQGQKESSILKAEAHKKSIELLNQTNITNQVLTYKAIEGLEKLANGNATKIIIPPNLQSVASIMGTAAEILNDKETKLKK from the coding sequence ATGACAACGGGAATTATTATTTTAATTGTACTTTCAGCAGTTTTATTAATTGCATTAATTATTGTTTTGGCAACATCAATTAGAGTTGTTCAACCAACTAATTTTTACATTATTGAAAGACTAGGTTCGTATAAAAAAACATGGGAAAATGGTATACATGTTAAACTACCATTCATTGAAAAAATTGGAGTTGTTAACAACTACAAAGAAAAAGTTTTGGATTTTGAACCACAAGATATTATTACAAAGGATAACGTATCTATTAAGGTTGATACAGTGGTTTTCTTCCAAATTACAGATGGGAAAAAATTCGCTTATGGAGCTGAGCAACCAATATTTGCACTTGAAAAATTAGCTTCAACAACATTAAGAAACTTACTTGGAGAATTAGAACTTGATGAAACACTTACTTCAAGAGAAACGGTTAACGCTAAATTAACTTTAACTCTTGATGAAGCTAGTGATTCATGAGGAATAAAAGTTCATCGTGTGGAATTAAAAAATATAACTCCACCTAAAGCTGTTCAAATGGCAATGGAAAAACAAATGCAAGCTGAACGTGAAAAACGCGCTGCAATTCTTGAAGCAGAAGGTCGCAAAGAAGCGGCGATAAAAGTTTCTGAAGGACACAAAGCCTCATTAATTTTAGAAGCACAAGGTCAAAAAGAATCTTCGATTTTGAAAGCTGAAGCTCACAAAAAGAGTATTGAATTACTTAATCAAACCAATATTACTAATCAAGTTTTAACATATAAAGCAATTGAAGGATTAGAAAAATTAGCTAATGGTAATGCAACAAAAATCATTATTCCGCCAAACTTACAAAGTGTTGCTAGCATAATGGGGACTGCCGCAGAAATTCTTAATGATAAAGAAACAAAACTAAAAAAATAA
- a CDS encoding family 20 glycosylhydrolase — translation MKKSKILKIFGASAIMLSATATIIGISANSSNNYTAPSSVEETPDQRINLLKGKSGITTNSSSVQNLSNILDGSRSSKWISEERTSTKLNPFWVMVDLETKITVKSFNVLFEQNNIKHFKLFLSENKTDIDKSESLAYDSHEMSAGNMFHEYRFDLKKEKSNIQFAKLLILDWDVDKNSKSQVSIVNFELFDSLFRKNVKYSMSPINYALNKSVEVDDQENVYPAKNAVDGNRENKSRWSTNEKKPDLVPEGHYLIVDLETKKQIRSLDLLFERDNILDFEIYAANKKEDLAKKENIIYTMSREGNGIKKTNYKYNFSADIEAKYVKLLIKNWEPGSLKWSNTSVVEFSLFDQEIETANLSDSVYAIEHLVMNEGKTKILFPELPLSHKLEFNGADYEQIVDSEFNVHKPLTSKEVVLDFQIVNKENGHVDKYTNKRIMIPGQFEQDPANNKKPNIIPEIAEWYSNTTEKFTVSQTLNTYYIGKKDNSSKKLLDELVKDYEEITGKNLKIISELPIDFSTISNSLIIDLSDKNIGGFDKETYTMDINNNISIKATHTTGAYWATRTLLQLLRLDDQKQSIVKGQMKDYPKYKVRGFMLDVGRKPVSMQMLKDITKQMAWYKMNSFHVHLSDNLIDLENHVSHKNDAGMEESFDSYSGWRLESGVTNSEGKTVASEDFHYTKVQFAEFMEYANDLGVDIVPELDFPAHALAVTKVFKEVAVKEWMSKWPTNYRPLTDHIDIRKPAGIELIKKLLDDYIDNAGIFSKEKGVVVHIGADEFESDGDAYYNFLNIMFRHFKEKDVKVRLWASLSKITSNVKLDPELIKDVDMNLWSLRWANPIDMYNMGFNIINTIEGDGYMVPRGKGDRGSYQDFLDIEHIYNNWEANNPGGYKIPESSKQMLGGSYAIWNDKLLDVLANGVNEHDLYISFLDALPSYSVKLWGNGNDKNDLNWKEFSNLISKISTSPNINPLKEVKLEPNRRQLFNYNFEGSSHNEMLFDKAGTNKFITNLNNAFLNNDASESYLQLNGKNSSADLPIGVLGFNNKIKFRIKREKSSTPQGEEILFSAKSEYGDFAIKTKQKNSNNFGFSRENMDYIFNYELPFDKWVDIELICEQDSTRRGFLKLFADGVLKDERPVGKNGFKFTNGTEHTFKNSSFFIPLEKIGDNNNSFKGKISNISYENNWTGNNIDELTRLENVRTSYSVEPNTIPSKIANLQSNGIDPTKEEIAFQIIERNDLESYIIIRQTLTSKSNAATKFTKDILLNIELDYLLLIKNHFIITEQLYSSESVQDYNELVKTIDLTLIKNQKSFDEAVQKVKAFKNKLISNYSVLKSKINELITISDSVNYTRETWNNYVSKLDNLLKNSKNELNRSELAELLNKLVPYKNDLVENKVDASKKLNSKSIEFKAEFYTNESVTLFKEMIKKLENKLQEKDHLTVQELYDFNLLINSTENDLKTNKKEIEEMIETYLSIDKTNYTIASFDNYILKINNHKSKLSKKDNITKSEAKTLKEALEEISKTLTKKDLSNGVDSSDKSDDVTAKKSLSSGAVAGIVIGSLLTVGLIGLITFVIIKNKKKSK, via the coding sequence ATGAAAAAATCAAAAATACTTAAAATCTTTGGAGCGTCAGCTATTATGCTTTCGGCAACGGCAACTATAATTGGAATTTCAGCTAATAGTTCAAATAATTATACTGCGCCAAGTTCTGTTGAAGAAACACCCGATCAAAGAATTAATTTGTTGAAAGGAAAATCTGGAATTACAACAAATAGTTCTTCTGTTCAAAATCTTTCAAATATACTTGACGGTAGCCGATCTTCTAAATGAATAAGCGAAGAAAGAACATCGACGAAATTAAATCCATTTTGAGTAATGGTTGATCTTGAAACTAAAATTACTGTAAAATCGTTTAATGTGCTTTTCGAACAAAACAATATTAAACATTTTAAACTTTTCTTATCTGAAAATAAAACAGATATAGATAAAAGTGAATCGCTAGCTTACGATTCTCATGAAATGTCAGCAGGTAATATGTTTCATGAATATAGATTTGATCTAAAAAAAGAAAAATCAAATATTCAATTTGCTAAGCTTTTAATTTTGGATTGAGATGTTGATAAAAATTCAAAGAGCCAAGTTTCAATAGTTAATTTTGAATTATTTGATTCACTGTTTAGAAAAAATGTTAAGTACTCAATGTCACCAATAAATTATGCACTAAACAAATCTGTAGAAGTTGATGATCAAGAAAATGTTTATCCAGCAAAAAACGCGGTTGATGGAAATAGAGAAAACAAATCAAGATGATCCACAAACGAAAAAAAACCTGATTTAGTTCCTGAAGGTCATTACTTAATAGTTGATTTAGAAACTAAAAAACAAATTAGATCATTAGATTTATTGTTTGAAAGAGATAACATACTCGATTTTGAAATTTACGCAGCTAATAAAAAAGAAGATTTGGCTAAAAAAGAAAATATTATTTATACAATGAGTAGAGAAGGGAATGGAATCAAAAAAACAAATTATAAATATAATTTCTCAGCTGATATAGAAGCTAAATATGTAAAACTTTTAATTAAAAATTGAGAACCCGGTTCATTAAAATGATCTAATACTTCAGTTGTTGAATTCAGTTTATTTGATCAAGAAATTGAGACTGCTAATCTATCTGATTCTGTTTATGCTATTGAACATTTAGTAATGAATGAAGGAAAAACAAAAATTTTATTTCCTGAATTACCTCTAAGTCATAAATTAGAATTTAATGGCGCAGATTACGAACAAATTGTAGATAGTGAATTTAATGTACATAAACCGTTAACTTCAAAAGAGGTTGTTTTAGATTTTCAAATTGTTAATAAAGAAAATGGACATGTTGATAAATATACAAACAAAAGAATTATGATTCCTGGTCAATTCGAACAAGATCCAGCTAACAATAAAAAGCCAAATATTATTCCTGAAATTGCTGAATGATATTCAAATACAACCGAAAAATTTACGGTTAGTCAAACTTTAAATACCTATTATATAGGTAAAAAAGACAATTCATCTAAAAAATTATTAGATGAATTAGTTAAAGATTACGAAGAAATAACTGGCAAGAATTTAAAAATTATTAGTGAATTACCAATAGATTTTTCAACAATTTCAAACTCATTAATTATTGACCTTTCAGATAAAAATATTGGCGGTTTTGATAAAGAAACTTACACAATGGATATAAATAATAATATATCAATTAAAGCAACTCATACAACCGGAGCTTATTGGGCTACAAGAACTTTATTGCAATTATTAAGGCTTGATGATCAAAAACAAAGCATTGTAAAAGGGCAAATGAAAGATTATCCAAAGTATAAAGTTCGTGGATTTATGCTTGACGTTGGTAGAAAACCTGTATCAATGCAAATGTTAAAAGATATAACAAAACAAATGGCTTGATATAAAATGAATTCATTCCATGTGCATTTAAGTGATAATTTAATTGACCTAGAAAATCACGTTTCACATAAAAATGATGCGGGAATGGAAGAATCATTTGATAGTTATTCTGGTTGAAGACTTGAATCAGGAGTAACTAATTCTGAAGGAAAAACAGTTGCTTCGGAAGATTTTCATTATACAAAAGTACAATTTGCAGAATTTATGGAATATGCAAATGATTTAGGTGTAGATATTGTTCCTGAACTGGATTTTCCAGCTCATGCACTTGCCGTAACAAAAGTTTTTAAAGAAGTTGCAGTTAAAGAATGAATGTCAAAATGACCAACAAACTATCGCCCTCTAACTGATCATATTGATATTAGAAAACCCGCAGGTATTGAATTAATTAAAAAATTATTAGATGATTATATAGATAACGCAGGAATATTCAGTAAAGAAAAAGGTGTTGTAGTTCATATTGGAGCAGACGAATTTGAAAGTGATGGAGATGCTTATTATAATTTTTTAAATATCATGTTTAGACATTTTAAAGAAAAAGATGTAAAAGTTAGACTATGAGCAAGTTTATCTAAAATTACCAGCAATGTAAAACTTGATCCTGAACTAATTAAAGATGTTGATATGAACCTTTGGTCTTTAAGATGAGCAAATCCTATCGATATGTACAACATGGGATTTAATATAATAAATACTATTGAAGGTGATGGATATATGGTTCCGCGTGGAAAAGGTGATAGGGGTTCATATCAAGATTTTCTAGATATTGAGCATATTTATAATAATTGAGAAGCTAATAATCCAGGGGGTTATAAAATCCCGGAAAGTTCAAAACAAATGCTTGGTGGTTCTTATGCAATATGAAACGACAAGCTTCTTGACGTGTTGGCTAATGGAGTTAATGAACATGATTTATATATAAGTTTTCTCGATGCTCTTCCAAGTTATAGTGTTAAACTTTGAGGAAACGGAAATGATAAAAATGATTTAAATTGAAAAGAATTTAGCAATTTAATTTCTAAAATTTCTACATCTCCAAACATTAATCCATTAAAAGAGGTGAAACTTGAGCCAAACAGAAGACAATTATTTAATTATAATTTTGAAGGATCAAGCCATAATGAAATGCTTTTTGATAAAGCTGGAACCAACAAATTTATCACCAATTTAAATAATGCTTTTCTTAACAATGATGCTAGTGAATCTTACCTTCAATTAAATGGTAAAAATTCATCTGCGGACTTGCCTATAGGTGTATTGGGATTTAATAACAAAATCAAATTTAGAATAAAAAGAGAAAAATCATCCACTCCTCAAGGTGAAGAAATTCTATTTTCAGCAAAATCTGAATATGGTGATTTTGCAATAAAAACAAAGCAAAAAAATTCTAATAATTTTGGTTTTAGTAGAGAAAATATGGACTACATATTTAATTATGAATTACCATTTGATAAATGAGTTGATATTGAACTTATTTGTGAACAAGATTCAACAAGAAGAGGGTTTTTAAAACTCTTTGCCGATGGAGTTTTAAAAGATGAAAGACCAGTTGGTAAAAATGGATTTAAATTTACAAATGGCACAGAACACACATTTAAAAATAGTTCATTCTTCATACCTCTTGAAAAAATAGGGGATAATAATAATTCTTTTAAAGGAAAAATTTCAAATATTTCATATGAAAACAATTGAACTGGAAATAACATTGATGAATTAACCAGGTTAGAAAATGTAAGAACTTCATATTCCGTTGAACCAAATACAATTCCAAGTAAAATTGCTAATCTACAATCAAATGGTATTGATCCTACAAAAGAGGAAATAGCCTTTCAAATTATTGAAAGAAACGATCTTGAATCATACATAATTATAAGACAAACATTGACTTCAAAATCCAATGCAGCAACAAAATTTACAAAAGATATCTTGCTAAATATTGAGTTAGATTACCTACTATTAATTAAAAATCATTTTATAATAACTGAGCAATTATACTCATCTGAAAGTGTTCAAGATTATAATGAATTAGTTAAAACGATTGATCTAACATTAATTAAAAATCAAAAAAGTTTTGATGAAGCTGTTCAAAAAGTAAAAGCATTCAAAAACAAATTGATTTCAAATTATAGTGTTCTAAAATCTAAAATTAATGAACTAATAACAATTTCTGATAGTGTCAATTATACTAGAGAAACTTGAAATAATTATGTTTCTAAACTTGATAATTTATTAAAAAATTCTAAAAACGAATTAAACAGAAGTGAGTTAGCCGAATTGTTAAACAAATTAGTTCCTTATAAAAACGATCTAGTTGAAAACAAGGTTGATGCATCGAAGAAACTAAATTCAAAATCAATAGAATTTAAAGCTGAGTTCTACACAAATGAATCGGTTACTCTATTCAAAGAAATGATTAAAAAGTTAGAAAACAAATTGCAAGAAAAAGATCATTTAACTGTTCAAGAATTATATGATTTTAACTTGCTTATTAATTCAACTGAAAATGATTTAAAAACTAATAAAAAAGAAATAGAAGAAATGATAGAAACATATTTATCAATTGACAAAACAAACTATACAATAGCCTCTTTTGATAATTATATACTCAAAATTAATAACCATAAAAGTAAACTTTCTAAAAAGGATAATATAACAAAAAGTGAAGCAAAAACTTTAAAAGAAGCACTTGAAGAAATATCTAAAACACTAACTAAAAAAGATTTATCAAATGGTGTAGACTCTTCTGATAAATCAGATGATGTAACTGCTAAAAAATCATTATCAAGTGGAGCTGTAGCGGGGATAGTTATTGGTTCTTTATTAACAGTTGGATTAATTGGATTAATAACTTTCGTGATAATAAAAAATAAAAAGAAATCAAAATAA
- a CDS encoding family 20 glycosylhydrolase: MNKKKLLTIVSVSSIIGVMGASVVALSATPEPKTVPAERVNLLTGKTKVTSDDQEGPFPATSAIDNDRYSRWSTNQKTSTKNNPHWIKVDMETPQTVKSFNILFERNNIRHFKLYLSATDADINKSESLVYDSNEMSGSQIKSEYRMDLSTEKTGVRFAKLVIQDWTSQGGGINYANTGVVSFELFNSYFKKNVAYSTTLNNLAKGKTATASNNETGNTPNKTVDGDEKTRWATERNESSAVPNGHFLMLDLGKQEKIRSFSLLLERNNISEFEIYASNTKADLETATTMKTKLIYSQIREANSEKLEEYKYNFTVPVTAQFIKVLFKKWDAGNNKWPNVSVREFSLYDQEIDTHNILEDLATLDNLQLNAEQTKLIIPTVPAGYVLKYLGTDYEQIIDKNLNVHKPLTEKTVKVDFELTQTATGKITKLYNKPVKVPGLHTQEAAKNKKPNLIPELAEWYSDSTEKLELGDNLKVYYKGDKDVNSTRMLNELIADYKEVTNKTITLEESPADESIIKGALIIDLTKKEIPGYDKETYGMEIKDNIKINATNSIGAYWATRTFLQILKLDETHSKIEKGLIKDYPKYRLRGVSIDVGRKPMSIEMLKNFVKELSWYKMNSLQVHLSDNLIWLEDHVPSKDKEGMEKAFDAYSAWRLESTVKNNEGKTVTADDFYYTKEQFVEFINYSRELGIEIVPELDVPAHALSVTKIFKEFALMEFGGHGGGRRPLIDHIDIRKPEAITLIKKLLDEYIDKDGIFSKDKGITVHIGADEFEGSPDSYYDFCNIMFQHFKDKGVQVRIWGGFSRIKSSTKSINKELAKDVEMNLWSNDWSKPMDMYDYGYKVINTLDQPGYMVPNGGGGRGVYQDYLSTQNIYNTWEANVAAGAHLPAASDQMLGGAFAIWGDALLDTHATGLNELDLHTSLMDALPVYGLKLWGNGNDGNDLDWTKFQTLNEKIGISPNDDSLKIRKVEADRRQLFNFDFKGKTDNEKLFDKAGTYKLITNLNNATLVKDSADSYLQLNGGNSSADLPIGILGFNNKIKFRVKRQAAPANQKEEILFSAKSEYGEFAIKAKQKYTGKFGFSRENMDYSFNYELPLDQWVEIELVCIPQGTKRGKTKLFVNGTETGGEAVGRNGYKWNNGTKTDEVTFKNSTFFMPLEKIGSSSNSFKGQISNISQTNEWSKADKTELQRLESINLTVKGPRLQPDKITNSQLVVSGNDSSKETVTSKIIEANNQESYIIVRETITSVSSPTDKIVRDILVDIEQDFPTMFETQIKIEEDHYTEASVKTFKTEIAKIDKSTLTTKSEYDKAITTVNSEKTKLVENKALIIKDIEDTKGTDLSIYSQESVDKYLSALEKQKGILENKQHITRTEYTSEKTNLVDHKKLLIENKVVAKQKVEAKEQEVKKEEYTPESLAKYEEEIKKLNEKINNKTSMTKEEEKAIEEELNLIQKALVKKSTSPETPTTPVEPTTAPKKKLSGGAITAIVLSTLLGFGVVAAIILFIIKRKKDK, encoded by the coding sequence ATGAATAAAAAGAAACTTTTAACTATTGTTAGTGTTTCATCAATAATAGGGGTGATGGGTGCTTCAGTGGTAGCGCTTTCTGCAACACCAGAACCAAAAACTGTTCCAGCAGAAAGAGTAAATTTATTAACCGGCAAAACAAAGGTTACCAGTGATGATCAGGAAGGACCTTTTCCAGCAACTTCTGCAATAGATAATGATAGATATTCAAGGTGATCAACAAACCAAAAGACTTCAACGAAAAATAATCCACATTGAATTAAGGTGGATATGGAAACACCACAAACAGTTAAATCATTTAACATTTTGTTTGAAAGAAATAACATAAGGCATTTTAAACTTTATTTATCAGCAACAGATGCAGATATTAATAAATCAGAATCACTGGTTTATGATTCTAATGAAATGAGTGGAAGTCAAATCAAATCAGAATATAGAATGGATTTATCTACCGAAAAAACAGGAGTTCGCTTTGCTAAACTTGTAATTCAAGATTGAACTTCGCAAGGTGGAGGAATAAACTATGCTAACACCGGAGTTGTGTCTTTTGAATTGTTTAATTCTTATTTCAAAAAAAACGTTGCTTATTCCACAACATTAAATAATCTTGCTAAAGGAAAAACCGCTACTGCAAGTAATAATGAAACAGGGAATACACCTAATAAAACTGTTGATGGTGACGAAAAAACAAGATGAGCAACAGAACGCAATGAATCATCAGCCGTTCCTAATGGGCATTTCTTAATGCTTGATTTAGGAAAACAAGAAAAAATAAGATCATTTAGTTTGTTGCTTGAAAGAAACAACATTTCAGAGTTTGAAATTTATGCAAGTAATACAAAAGCAGATTTAGAAACAGCAACAACAATGAAAACTAAATTAATTTACTCTCAAATTAGAGAAGCAAATTCAGAAAAATTAGAAGAGTATAAATACAATTTTACAGTTCCTGTTACTGCTCAATTTATAAAAGTATTATTTAAAAAATGAGATGCGGGTAATAATAAATGACCTAATGTTAGTGTGAGAGAATTTTCACTTTATGATCAAGAAATTGACACACATAATATTTTAGAAGATTTAGCAACATTAGACAATTTACAATTAAATGCCGAACAAACAAAGTTGATTATTCCAACCGTTCCTGCGGGTTATGTATTAAAATATTTGGGAACTGATTATGAACAAATCATTGACAAAAATTTAAATGTACATAAGCCATTAACTGAAAAAACAGTAAAAGTTGATTTTGAACTCACTCAAACAGCTACAGGTAAAATTACAAAACTTTATAACAAACCAGTAAAAGTACCTGGATTACACACTCAAGAAGCAGCAAAAAATAAGAAACCTAACCTAATTCCTGAACTTGCTGAATGATATTCTGATTCAACAGAAAAATTAGAATTAGGAGACAACCTTAAAGTTTATTATAAAGGTGATAAAGATGTAAACTCTACAAGAATGTTAAATGAATTAATAGCTGATTACAAAGAAGTAACTAATAAAACAATTACTTTAGAAGAATCGCCTGCTGATGAATCAATAATTAAGGGTGCATTAATTATTGATTTGACAAAAAAAGAAATTCCTGGTTATGATAAAGAAACTTATGGTATGGAAATCAAAGATAACATTAAGATTAATGCAACAAATTCAATTGGAGCTTATTGAGCAACAAGAACATTTTTACAAATTTTAAAATTAGATGAAACTCACTCAAAAATTGAAAAAGGATTAATAAAAGATTATCCAAAATATAGATTAAGAGGAGTAAGTATTGATGTTGGTAGAAAACCTATGTCGATCGAAATGCTTAAAAACTTTGTTAAAGAATTATCTTGATACAAGATGAATTCATTACAAGTTCACTTAAGCGATAACTTAATTTGACTTGAAGATCACGTGCCTTCAAAAGATAAAGAAGGTATGGAAAAAGCATTTGATGCTTATTCAGCTTGAAGACTTGAATCGACTGTAAAAAATAACGAAGGTAAAACAGTTACTGCTGACGACTTCTACTACACAAAAGAACAATTTGTTGAATTCATCAATTATTCAAGAGAACTTGGAATTGAAATAGTTCCTGAGCTTGACGTTCCAGCTCATGCCTTATCAGTAACAAAAATATTTAAAGAATTTGCGCTTATGGAATTTGGTGGTCACGGTGGTGGTCGAAGACCATTAATAGATCACATTGATATTAGAAAACCGGAAGCAATAACTTTAATTAAAAAACTATTAGATGAGTATATTGATAAAGATGGAATCTTTAGTAAAGATAAAGGGATCACTGTTCATATAGGAGCTGACGAGTTTGAAGGATCTCCTGATTCATACTATGATTTTTGCAATATTATGTTCCAACACTTTAAAGATAAAGGTGTCCAAGTTAGAATTTGAGGTGGGTTTTCTAGAATAAAAAGTTCAACAAAATCGATAAATAAAGAACTTGCAAAAGATGTTGAAATGAACTTATGATCAAACGATTGATCTAAACCTATGGACATGTATGATTATGGATATAAAGTAATTAATACTCTTGATCAACCTGGTTATATGGTTCCTAACGGAGGTGGCGGAAGAGGAGTTTATCAAGACTACCTTTCAACCCAAAATATATATAACACTTGAGAAGCAAATGTTGCGGCTGGAGCACATTTACCAGCAGCATCAGATCAAATGTTAGGTGGAGCATTTGCTATATGAGGTGATGCTTTACTTGACACACATGCTACAGGATTAAATGAACTTGATTTACATACAAGTTTAATGGATGCATTGCCTGTTTATGGATTAAAACTATGAGGAAACGGTAATGATGGAAACGATTTAGATTGAACTAAATTCCAAACGTTAAATGAAAAAATCGGAATTTCACCAAATGATGATTCACTAAAAATAAGAAAAGTTGAAGCTGATAGAAGACAATTATTTAATTTTGATTTTAAAGGTAAAACAGATAATGAAAAATTATTTGATAAAGCAGGAACATATAAATTAATTACTAATTTAAATAATGCTACTCTTGTAAAAGATTCTGCTGATTCATATCTACAATTAAATGGTGGTAATTCATCAGCAGACTTGCCTATAGGTATATTAGGATTTAATAATAAAATTAAATTTAGAGTAAAAAGACAAGCGGCACCAGCAAATCAAAAGGAAGAAATTTTATTTTCTGCTAAATCTGAATATGGTGAATTTGCTATTAAAGCAAAACAAAAATACACAGGAAAATTTGGATTTAGTAGAGAAAACATGGACTATTCATTTAATTATGAACTACCATTAGATCAGTGAGTTGAAATTGAATTAGTATGTATTCCACAAGGAACTAAACGTGGTAAAACTAAATTATTTGTAAATGGAACCGAAACCGGGGGAGAAGCGGTTGGAAGAAATGGATACAAATGAAATAACGGAACAAAAACAGATGAAGTTACATTTAAAAACAGCACATTCTTTATGCCTCTTGAAAAAATTGGTTCATCTTCAAATTCATTTAAAGGTCAAATAAGCAACATATCGCAAACTAACGAATGATCAAAAGCTGATAAAACAGAATTACAAAGATTAGAATCAATTAATTTAACAGTAAAAGGTCCAAGATTACAACCAGATAAAATAACTAATTCTCAGCTTGTTGTTTCAGGAAATGATTCATCAAAAGAAACAGTAACATCAAAAATTATTGAAGCAAACAATCAAGAATCATACATTATAGTTAGAGAAACGATTACTTCTGTTTCTTCACCAACAGATAAAATTGTTAGAGATATTTTGGTTGATATTGAACAAGATTTTCCAACAATGTTTGAAACTCAAATTAAAATTGAAGAAGATCATTATACAGAAGCTTCTGTTAAAACGTTTAAAACAGAAATAGCTAAAATAGATAAATCTACTTTAACAACCAAAAGTGAATATGATAAAGCAATAACAACTGTTAATTCTGAAAAGACAAAACTTGTTGAAAACAAAGCATTAATTATTAAAGATATTGAAGATACCAAAGGAACGGATCTGTCAATATATTCTCAAGAATCGGTTGATAAATATCTTTCAGCCTTAGAAAAACAAAAAGGCATCTTAGAAAATAAACAACATATTACAAGAACTGAATATACTAGTGAAAAAACTAATTTAGTCGATCATAAAAAATTACTTATTGAAAATAAAGTTGTTGCAAAACAAAAGGTTGAAGCAAAAGAACAAGAAGTTAAAAAAGAAGAATATACACCTGAGTCATTAGCAAAATATGAAGAAGAAATTAAAAAGCTAAATGAAAAAATAAATAATAAAACTTCAATGACTAAAGAAGAAGAAAAAGCCATTGAAGAAGAATTAAACTTAATTCAAAAAGCTTTAGTTAAAAAATCTACTTCTCCTGAAACTCCGACCACTCCAGTAGAACCTACAACTGCTCCTAAGAAGAAGTTGTCAGGAGGTGCTATAACTGCTATAGTATTGTCAACATTACTAGGATTTGGTGTTGTAGCAGCAATCATTCTATTTATCATAAAAAGAAAAAAAGATAAATAA